A stretch of DNA from Lentimicrobiaceae bacterium:
TTCCGACGATGATTTGATTGGCGAAACGGTTTTCAGACCCGATTATTCGGGAAGCAATCCGCACCTTAAAATACCATTAAATCAAAAATTTACCGAAAAACTTTTTAGTGCCGATACGTCAGTCATGAGTGACGTTGATAAGTTCTTGAATTTTTTTAAAGGTATAGTTATAATTGCAGAGCCACAGACATATCAAAATTCAGGCTCCATTGTTGGGTTTAACGCTCCCAGCGATTTATGTAAAATAACCATATTTTATCAAGCACAAGGCGACACATTACAAAAACAATACAACTTCTTGATAAACACTTTTTGTAAGAGATTTCAGCATTATTCGCACGATTATTCAACAGCAGTACCGCAACTTAAAAATCAGTTGGACGGAGATTTAAGCTTGGGTAACGAATTTGTTTTCTTACAAGCAATGAGCGGAGTTAAAACAAAAATCAGGTTTCCACACATTAAAAACTTAAAAAAAGATGAGATTATTGCTATAAACGATGCTCAGTTGATAATAAAAAGTGCTTCAAATTCGGATGTTTTTCAGAAACCCTCCAAATTGAGTTTGCGTTTGGCAGGCGCTAGCGGAACAACAAGTCCTATGGCTCTCCCCGACGAAGCTACTGGTTATTTTGATGGAACTTATGATGATAAAACTCAAACCTACAGATTTAGAATCTCGCGGTACGTTCAGCAAATTATCAATGATGATATAGATGGCAGAAACGGTTTGTTTTTGTTGATACCGGCAAGTAACACCGGTACCAGATTGGTGCTACATGGTTTTCAATCGCCGGAAGCTCAAATTAAGTTATATATAAAGTATTCAATAATTAAATAGTAATGCATAATGTGTGGAATAGTTGCTTATTTAGGAAATAGAAATACGGTTGACGTTCTTATTTCGGGATTAAAACGCTTGGAATATAGGGGCTACGACAGCGCCGGAATAGCTGTTCTTGACAAAGAAATAAAAACCTACAAAACTAAGGGTAAAGTAGCTGATTTAGAAGGGCTTATTAAAGACAAAAACCTGTCGGGTAAAATTGGTATGGCTCATACTCGTTGGGCTACTCACGGAGAACCTAACGATATTAATGCGCACCCACACTATTCGGAGTCGCAGAAAATAGCAATTATTCATAACGGAATTATTGAAAATTATCAGGTATTAAAAAAGGAATTAATTAATCGCGGTTATACATTCAAAAGCGACACTGATTCGGAGGTGATAGCCCATCTTATTGAAGATATAATGGATAAGGAAAACTTATCGCTTACCGAAGCTGTTAGTGTTGCTCTTAAAGGATTGGTAGGAGCGTACGCACTTGTGATATTGAGTGAAGAGAACCCCGATATGATAATAGCAAGTCGTAAAGGAAGCCCCATGGTTGTTGGTATTGGAGAAGATGAGTATTTTATAGCTTCCGATGCATCACCTTTGGTTTCTTATACCCGTGAGGTGTTTTATCCCGAAGAAGGAGATGTTGTTACGGTTTCGCTTTCGGATGGACTTAAAGTTAGAACTCTAGATAATAAAGAACAAATTCCATATATAGAGCATTTAGAGCTTAGTTTAAGCGAAATAGAAAAAGGTGGCTATCCCCATTTTATGCTTAAAGAAATATTTGAGCAACCCAATACGGTTAAAGATAGCATGCGTGGAAGATTAATTATTGACCACGGAAAAGTTATTTTGGGAGGTATGAGAGAGTATCTTAACAAAATGATAAATGCTAGACGTATAATCATTTTGGGCTGCGGAACATCGTGGCATGCAGGCATAGTTGGAGAATATTTGATAGAAAAATTGGTTCGTATTCCGGTTGAGGTTGAATACGCTTCGGAGTTTCGTTACAGAGACCCCATTATTTATCCAGATGATATTGTTATTGCAATATCGCAATCGGGCGAGACTGCCGATACTATTGCTGCTATTAAGATAGCTAAATCGAGAGGTGCTACCATTTTGGGAATATGTAATGTTGTAGGTTCAACCATTGCACGCTTAACCGATGCTGGCTCATACACTCACGCAGGTGTTGAAATAGGTGTGGCTTCAACCAAAGCTTTTACAGCACAAGTAACAGTGCTTACTTTACTTGCTTTGATGCTAGCCAAGGAAAAGGGCGAAATTACACAAGCTGATTTTAATAAGTTGGTATATGAGTTTGACGATATTCCCGAAAAAATTAAAAAGACTTTAGAATTGAACAATAAAATCCTTGAAATTGCAGAAAAGATAAAAAACTCGACTAATGCATTATATTTAGGACGAGGTGTTAATTATCCTATTGCTCTTGAAGGAGCATTAAAACTTAAGGAAATATCTTATATACATGCCGAAGGTTATCCTGCTGCTGAAATGAAACACGGTCCTATAGCTCTTATCGACGAGGATATGCCTGTTATAGTTATAGCTACCAAAAAAGGGCAATACGATAAAGTTGTAAGCAATATTCAGGAAGTTAAAGCACGCAAGGGTGTAGTGATAGCTGTAGTTACAGAAGGCGATGTTGATGTTAAAAACATAGCCGATTATGTAATTGAAATTCCCGAAACCGACGAAATTTTTGTACCCTTAACAGCTACCATTCCGCTACAATTATTGTCGTATCATGCAGCAGTACTCCGTGGTTGTAACGTTGACCAACCAAGAAATTTGGCAAAATCGGTAACGGTGGAGTAGGTTTACGGGTTGCGTGTTGCGAGTTGCGGGCAATAAACAATTAACAATTAGTAATTATCAATTATCCCCAAAACTTCGGGGTTCATTGCACATTGCTAATTGCTAAAACCACCCATCACCCATCACTCATCACCGATCACTCATAACTACATTATCTTTTGTTGCGCTTTCAGCCAGCGGTCGGGGATATTTCCGTTTAAAACCTGTTCGTAATCATCTTCGGTACACGGAATAATGTAATGTTTGTGGTGTTTAGGATTAACGGATTCTGTGCTTTTTACTTCCATCCACCAACGATTAGTTTTGTTACTTTTATAAAATGTAAGGTGCTCTCTGGCTTCGGAGAACTGAGCTTCGTATCTTGTAAAATCGTTAGAATTTGTGTTAGGAAACTCTTTAACTTTTTTATAGTATCCGTCAATAAAGTACCAAACCATTTGAGCCAAAAGGTGTGCAGTTTGCCCGTTGTTATCATATTTTGGGTTCAATTCAAAAAAACCTATGCACGATATGTCTGTTCCTAATCCGGCATAGCGACATATTTGACAAGCATCATCGCCGTAAAAGCCGTTGGGTGATGCATTTTTGTTGCCGGGAGCTTCGCTTTGCCTTATGCTCGACATATCGAAGGAAACAAAATCTACGTTGCGTAGCAAGGTCTCTATAATTTTAATGTTATTATTGAAGTATCCCAATCGGTATATGTCGAAATAAAGATTATCCATAAGCTCTATTGCTTCTTGTTCGACCAAACATGTTTGATATCCGATATTGGTGTAGTTGAAAAGAATATTAGGCTTATTTAAAACAATATGGCTCAGAAAATTGTTAGAATTCAGATTTATGTTGGCATCGCCCAAATCGAATTTATTGTCGATTGTTGCTATGTTTATCAGAGAGTTTAGTTTTACGTAGGCTTTATATATAGCGAAAGACAAATCTTGCGAGCCACCTACTATTATTGGAGTTATGTTTTTACTAAAAAGTTCTTCAACAACATTAGTAAGCGCAAAGTATGTATCGTTAATATCGGCTCCTTGTTTGATATTGCCAATATCGGCAATTTTGATATTTGAAGAATGGGAATACAGTTCGTAGAAGTATTTTCTGAAGAAAGTACTTGCTTCTGCACAGCCTAAGTTGTTAGAATTTCTGTCTTCTTCTACGCCTAATATTACAATATCAACATCATTTATATTCGGAAATATTTTGCCCGTAACGTATTTAGGAATAACAGTTCCGAGTTTATCGCTAACTTTATCGTCTTCCCACACTGAGAAATCGGCATTAAGCGGAGTTAAAAAATCTATATTATCCATTTTATGAGTTTTTACTTTTTAGCAGATTTCTTTTTGGTGGTTTTAGTAGTACTTCTGGCTGCTCTACCTTTTTTGGGCGATTTTGCATCTTTTTCAATCAAATCTAAGCAGTCTTGCAGAGTTAAAGTAGCAGGGTCGGTTGTTTTAGGAATTTTGATATTACTTTTTTGATAAGAAATGTACGGACCGTATCTACCGTTAAGAACCTTTATATC
This window harbors:
- a CDS encoding formimidoylglutamase; this translates as MDNIDFLTPLNADFSVWEDDKVSDKLGTVIPKYVTGKIFPNINDVDIVILGVEEDRNSNNLGCAEASTFFRKYFYELYSHSSNIKIADIGNIKQGADINDTYFALTNVVEELFSKNITPIIVGGSQDLSFAIYKAYVKLNSLINIATIDNKFDLGDANINLNSNNFLSHIVLNKPNILFNYTNIGYQTCLVEQEAIELMDNLYFDIYRLGYFNNNIKIIETLLRNVDFVSFDMSSIRQSEAPGNKNASPNGFYGDDACQICRYAGLGTDISCIGFFELNPKYDNNGQTAHLLAQMVWYFIDGYYKKVKEFPNTNSNDFTRYEAQFSEAREHLTFYKSNKTNRWWMEVKSTESVNPKHHKHYIIPCTEDDYEQVLNGNIPDRWLKAQQKIM
- the glmS gene encoding glutamine--fructose-6-phosphate transaminase (isomerizing): MCGIVAYLGNRNTVDVLISGLKRLEYRGYDSAGIAVLDKEIKTYKTKGKVADLEGLIKDKNLSGKIGMAHTRWATHGEPNDINAHPHYSESQKIAIIHNGIIENYQVLKKELINRGYTFKSDTDSEVIAHLIEDIMDKENLSLTEAVSVALKGLVGAYALVILSEENPDMIIASRKGSPMVVGIGEDEYFIASDASPLVSYTREVFYPEEGDVVTVSLSDGLKVRTLDNKEQIPYIEHLELSLSEIEKGGYPHFMLKEIFEQPNTVKDSMRGRLIIDHGKVILGGMREYLNKMINARRIIILGCGTSWHAGIVGEYLIEKLVRIPVEVEYASEFRYRDPIIYPDDIVIAISQSGETADTIAAIKIAKSRGATILGICNVVGSTIARLTDAGSYTHAGVEIGVASTKAFTAQVTVLTLLALMLAKEKGEITQADFNKLVYEFDDIPEKIKKTLELNNKILEIAEKIKNSTNALYLGRGVNYPIALEGALKLKEISYIHAEGYPAAEMKHGPIALIDEDMPVIVIATKKGQYDKVVSNIQEVKARKGVVIAVVTEGDVDVKNIADYVIEIPETDEIFVPLTATIPLQLLSYHAAVLRGCNVDQPRNLAKSVTVE
- a CDS encoding DUF4270 family protein codes for the protein MLKKHFLKTFIGLVLVAAFLNSCKTDDSSIGIELLSTDDLLKTGYVDTITIEGYTVYDDSLNTLGCTYALIGSLNDPVFGQTQANFYTQIRPSTAKVNFGTSPVADSAFLYLPYRKVSYGDSVSNLKYKVYMLSEGFPDSVSMYSHHTLDYSDDDLIGETVFRPDYSGSNPHLKIPLNQKFTEKLFSADTSVMSDVDKFLNFFKGIVIIAEPQTYQNSGSIVGFNAPSDLCKITIFYQAQGDTLQKQYNFLINTFCKRFQHYSHDYSTAVPQLKNQLDGDLSLGNEFVFLQAMSGVKTKIRFPHIKNLKKDEIIAINDAQLIIKSASNSDVFQKPSKLSLRLAGASGTTSPMALPDEATGYFDGTYDDKTQTYRFRISRYVQQIINDDIDGRNGLFLLIPASNTGTRLVLHGFQSPEAQIKLYIKYSIIK